A region from the Mesorhizobium sp. J8 genome encodes:
- a CDS encoding LacI family DNA-binding transcriptional regulator codes for MSTINDVAIMARVSTTTVSRYLNNRIELPAETAARIDAAIAALDYRPNILAKRLSLGRSEAIGMMTPEIANPFFAELAAAVEDEAEKHGYSVLMSSTGGNRERELASLRRLKDGHVDGLIMMTNRPDDGSLAATLHHYGHIVLIDEDIPGVNVPKIFVENREGARAATRHLIEAGHRRIAHIGGPAKLFSAIERLAGYRDAMAEARIDVGDGDIRQGEYSRDFGRAAMLDILAGDRPPTAVFAGSDFIAIGIMEAVRSKGLGVPQDISLVGFDDMPFADLLAPGLTTVRQPTAELGRIGFGTLKALIDKASPPELTRLPVALVKRNSVAPPRS; via the coding sequence ATGAGCACCATCAATGACGTGGCGATAATGGCGAGGGTCTCGACCACCACCGTGTCGCGCTACCTCAACAATCGCATCGAGCTTCCGGCGGAGACGGCGGCCCGCATCGACGCGGCCATCGCGGCGCTCGACTATCGCCCGAACATTCTCGCCAAGCGCCTGAGCCTTGGCCGCTCCGAGGCGATTGGCATGATGACGCCTGAGATCGCCAACCCGTTCTTTGCCGAACTGGCCGCCGCCGTCGAGGACGAGGCCGAGAAGCACGGCTATTCCGTGCTGATGAGCAGCACCGGCGGCAACCGCGAGCGCGAGCTCGCGAGTCTCAGGCGGCTGAAGGACGGTCACGTCGACGGGCTGATCATGATGACCAATCGGCCGGACGACGGCTCTTTGGCCGCGACCCTTCATCATTACGGCCATATCGTCCTGATCGACGAGGATATTCCAGGCGTCAACGTCCCCAAGATCTTCGTGGAGAACCGCGAAGGCGCCCGTGCCGCGACGCGCCACCTCATTGAAGCCGGGCACCGGCGCATCGCCCATATCGGCGGCCCGGCGAAGCTGTTCAGCGCCATCGAGCGACTGGCAGGCTACCGCGACGCCATGGCCGAGGCGAGGATAGACGTCGGCGACGGCGATATCCGCCAGGGCGAATATTCGCGCGACTTCGGCCGCGCCGCCATGCTGGACATTCTGGCTGGCGACAGGCCGCCGACGGCCGTGTTCGCCGGCAGCGATTTCATTGCCATCGGCATCATGGAGGCGGTGCGCTCCAAAGGCCTCGGCGTGCCGCAGGACATTTCGCTGGTCGGCTTCGACGACATGCCGTTCGCCGACCTGCTCGCTCCGGGCCTCACCACCGTCCGCCAGCCTACCGCTGAACTGGGCCGCATCGGGTTCGGCACGCTCAAGGCGCTGATCGACAAGGCCTCGCCGCCTGAACTCACCCGGCTCCCGGTCGCGCTGGTCAAGCGCAACTCGGTGGCGCCGCCACGCTCCTGA
- a CDS encoding BMP family ABC transporter substrate-binding protein, which yields MTRSIVKSMAYAAALGLGLMTGPAFTADFSAVYVMSDNLGDMGFNDNAATGFARAEKEGVKTRLLQASPTDPQLWRQNLEAVSNSGEWSVVFTGPNMHDNLADVAPQHPDQKYVFFDDELKQPNVLSVKYAQNEGSYLAGALAAIAATDKKDFPLTSGDPKIAVVAGMDLPVIQDFILGFKQGAKTVVADIDVQVIFIGNFNDAQKAYDLTKTAIQNGANVVFNVAGPAGLGILKGAADSKKYAIGVDSDQSGLHPDNVIASMIKQIGNSIYDSIKQIRDGKAEFGKLKVYGLANEGVGLVYNDKLVPAEIKAKVDAAKAKVVSGEIKVDTAFK from the coding sequence ATGACAAGATCGATCGTGAAATCAATGGCATACGCCGCGGCTCTCGGGCTTGGCCTGATGACCGGCCCGGCATTCACCGCCGACTTCAGTGCCGTCTATGTGATGTCGGACAATCTCGGCGACATGGGCTTCAACGACAACGCCGCCACCGGCTTCGCCCGCGCCGAGAAGGAAGGCGTCAAGACGCGCCTGCTGCAGGCCTCGCCGACCGACCCGCAGCTCTGGCGCCAAAACCTCGAGGCGGTATCGAATTCGGGCGAATGGAGCGTCGTCTTCACCGGGCCGAACATGCATGACAACCTGGCTGACGTCGCGCCGCAGCATCCCGACCAGAAATACGTCTTCTTCGACGACGAGTTGAAGCAGCCCAACGTTCTTTCGGTGAAATACGCGCAGAACGAGGGCTCCTACCTTGCCGGCGCGCTGGCCGCGATCGCGGCGACCGACAAGAAGGATTTCCCGCTCACCTCCGGCGATCCGAAGATCGCGGTCGTCGCCGGCATGGACCTGCCGGTCATCCAGGACTTCATCCTCGGCTTCAAGCAGGGCGCCAAGACCGTCGTGGCGGATATTGATGTGCAGGTGATCTTCATCGGCAACTTCAACGACGCGCAGAAGGCCTATGATCTCACCAAGACCGCCATCCAAAATGGCGCCAACGTCGTCTTCAACGTCGCCGGCCCCGCCGGCCTCGGCATCCTCAAGGGCGCGGCGGACTCCAAGAAATACGCCATCGGCGTCGATTCCGACCAGAGCGGTCTGCACCCGGACAATGTGATCGCCTCGATGATCAAGCAGATCGGCAACTCGATCTACGACTCGATCAAGCAGATCCGGGACGGCAAGGCCGAGTTCGGCAAGCTCAAGGTCTACGGCCTCGCCAATGAGGGTGTCGGCCTCGTCTACAACGACAAGCTGGTGCCCGCCGAGATCAAGGCCAAGGTTGACGCCGCCAAGGCCAAGGTGGTCAGCGGCGAGATCAAGGTCGACACTGCTTTCAAGTAA
- a CDS encoding ABC transporter ATP-binding protein has product MSDPDIILSLAGIAKSFGDKAALSHVDLDVRRGEVHVICGENGAGKSTLMNILAGIHQPNAGSIVLNGKTVTIADPIAASRLGIGMVHQHFTLVPSMTVAENLFLGRQPRRLGIFSDRRQMADRARELIARYNFHLDPEAPVRTLSVGQRQRVEILKALAFDADLLILDEPTAVLTPPEVDELIGVVDGLRARGRTILFITHKLREVKAVSDRVTVIRRGHSISTHNTADVTEADIARDMVGREVFLVGRKGGARRGFGAPVLTLDDVSMTNHSGRRLLDRISLDVRAGEVLGIAGVDGNGQTELAEAIAGLMAVQAGKIVFGDRDLTDADLRERQQAGLGFVPEDRLDRGLSVTMSVAENVAATNYKRAGLLSGGLIDRHKLDSFASEKIKEFDVRGAQPSTQAGWLSGGNMQKLVIARELERDPSLLLICQPTRGLDIGASEFVHARILQAADRGRAVLLISSELSEIFALSDRIGVMYSGRMMRVLDRAEADEETVGYLMNGGSREAA; this is encoded by the coding sequence ATGAGCGACCCAGATATCATTTTGAGCCTTGCAGGCATCGCCAAGTCGTTTGGCGACAAGGCCGCGCTCAGCCATGTCGACCTCGATGTCCGGCGCGGCGAGGTGCATGTCATCTGCGGCGAGAACGGCGCCGGCAAATCGACGCTGATGAACATCCTTGCCGGCATTCACCAGCCGAACGCCGGCTCCATCGTGCTGAACGGCAAGACCGTCACGATCGCCGACCCGATCGCCGCGAGCCGCCTCGGCATCGGCATGGTGCACCAGCACTTCACGCTCGTGCCATCCATGACCGTGGCTGAAAACCTGTTTCTCGGCCGCCAGCCACGCCGTCTGGGCATCTTCTCCGACCGCCGCCAGATGGCAGATCGCGCCCGCGAACTGATCGCGCGTTACAACTTCCATCTCGATCCGGAAGCGCCGGTGCGCACGCTTTCGGTTGGTCAGCGCCAGCGCGTCGAGATCCTGAAGGCGCTGGCATTCGACGCCGATCTCCTGATCCTCGACGAACCGACCGCCGTGCTGACGCCGCCCGAAGTCGACGAACTGATCGGCGTGGTCGACGGGCTGCGCGCCAGGGGCCGCACCATCCTTTTCATCACCCACAAGCTGCGCGAAGTGAAAGCGGTTTCCGACCGCGTGACCGTCATTCGCCGCGGCCACAGCATCTCGACGCACAACACCGCCGATGTCACCGAGGCCGACATCGCCCGCGACATGGTCGGCCGCGAGGTGTTCCTTGTCGGTCGCAAGGGCGGTGCCCGGCGCGGCTTCGGCGCCCCCGTTCTGACGCTGGACGATGTCAGCATGACCAATCATTCGGGCCGGCGTCTGCTCGATCGGATATCTCTCGATGTGCGCGCCGGCGAGGTGCTGGGTATCGCCGGCGTCGACGGCAACGGCCAGACGGAGCTCGCCGAGGCGATCGCGGGGCTGATGGCGGTGCAGGCGGGCAAGATCGTTTTTGGCGACCGGGATCTGACCGACGCCGACCTGCGCGAACGTCAGCAGGCCGGTCTTGGCTTTGTGCCGGAGGATCGCCTCGACCGCGGCCTCAGCGTCACGATGAGCGTTGCCGAGAATGTCGCCGCCACCAATTACAAACGCGCCGGATTGCTGTCCGGCGGCCTGATCGACCGACACAAGCTCGACAGCTTCGCCAGCGAGAAGATCAAGGAGTTCGACGTGCGCGGCGCGCAGCCGTCGACGCAGGCCGGCTGGCTCTCCGGCGGCAACATGCAGAAGCTGGTGATCGCCCGCGAATTGGAGCGCGATCCGTCGCTGCTCCTGATCTGCCAACCGACGCGCGGACTGGACATCGGCGCGTCCGAATTCGTCCACGCGCGCATCCTGCAGGCCGCCGACCGGGGCCGCGCCGTGCTTTTGATCTCGTCCGAGCTGTCGGAGATCTTCGCGCTCTCCGACAGGATCGGCGTCATGTATTCGGGCCGCATGATGCGGGTCCTCGACCGGGCCGAGGCTGACGAGGAGACCGTCGGATACCTGATGAACGGCGGATCGAGGGAGGCAGCGTGA